One window of Leptospira yasudae genomic DNA carries:
- the bcp gene encoding thioredoxin-dependent thiol peroxidase, whose protein sequence is MSELKAGSKAPAFTALNEKGEKVKLSELAGSKGTVLYFYPKDQTPGCTTEACDFRDNFSRIKKTGFNVVGVSKDSVKSHQKFIEKQGLNFTLISDEDGKICEDYGVWQLKKFMGREFMGIVRTTFLIGADGKILKIYPKVSVKGHVDEILSDIKTLEKK, encoded by the coding sequence ATGAGCGAACTCAAGGCCGGGTCCAAAGCCCCCGCTTTTACCGCACTCAATGAAAAAGGAGAAAAGGTAAAACTCTCCGAATTAGCCGGTTCGAAAGGAACCGTATTGTATTTTTATCCCAAGGATCAAACCCCGGGATGTACAACCGAAGCCTGCGATTTTAGAGACAATTTTTCCCGAATCAAAAAGACGGGGTTTAACGTCGTCGGCGTTTCCAAGGACAGCGTAAAATCGCATCAGAAATTCATTGAAAAGCAGGGACTAAACTTCACCCTCATCTCCGACGAGGACGGAAAGATTTGCGAAGACTACGGGGTCTGGCAATTGAAGAAGTTCATGGGAAGAGAATTTATGGGAATCGTGCGCACTACGTTCCTCATCGGAGCCGACGGAAAAATTCTCAAAATCTATCCTAAGGTCAGCGTAAAAGGCCACGTCGACGAAATCCTTTCCGACATCAAAACATTGGAGAAAAAATGA
- a CDS encoding glycosyl hydrolase family 18 protein — MKSKLLLFIVSILTILIGLLLYENLFAKESGFRFLNENHSEFRFLFDWTSLNNSENPNLNNEKDFLASTWSSDIVAMAQNVHLYDEMHPFLYTLEGGRSNTGNIKSVWNPKAQEVYIWALKTISPKTKIIPTIFRWENDFEKVSDAIGLNGNTKIRDYHIGQILKEIETYDYDGIDIDYEGMTCDKKESFETFLTLLSQELKKRNKLLSVAIHPKTFAEEPSEYLCKENGMKMSVDFYEAYRGQLSHDYEFLGKVADKIKIMAYELHPRKNAFPGPGPQAPSWWIEKILEYSTKKIPNEKLYMAIPTYGYDWPLNCDIPSKAVFYSRAQYIKANWNPRSEEPTDVSKIFKDARKSGDWIYLRPYLYRHEGHVYDDPSLWYSLGGCDRVAFYMNRRSFETKMNLLKKYKIRGFSFWQLIQDNDPEIHSYLKTMIENPDPKK; from the coding sequence TTGAAATCCAAATTACTCCTTTTTATCGTTTCCATTCTAACTATTTTGATCGGACTTCTCCTATACGAGAATCTTTTTGCAAAGGAAAGCGGATTTCGATTCTTAAACGAAAATCATAGCGAATTCCGGTTTTTATTCGATTGGACTTCGCTTAACAATTCGGAGAATCCGAACTTGAATAACGAAAAGGATTTTCTCGCATCGACTTGGTCCTCAGATATCGTTGCGATGGCGCAAAACGTCCACCTTTACGACGAGATGCATCCTTTCTTATATACGTTGGAAGGAGGGCGGAGCAACACCGGTAACATCAAATCCGTATGGAATCCGAAAGCGCAGGAAGTTTATATCTGGGCGTTGAAAACGATCTCTCCGAAAACCAAAATCATACCTACCATCTTCCGATGGGAAAACGACTTCGAGAAAGTTTCGGATGCGATCGGCTTGAACGGAAACACGAAGATCCGCGATTATCATATCGGACAAATTCTAAAAGAGATCGAAACATACGATTACGACGGAATCGATATCGACTATGAAGGAATGACCTGCGACAAAAAGGAAAGTTTCGAAACCTTCTTAACGCTTTTATCCCAAGAATTAAAAAAGAGAAACAAACTTCTTTCCGTCGCGATTCATCCGAAAACGTTCGCGGAGGAGCCTTCCGAATATTTGTGCAAGGAAAACGGAATGAAGATGTCCGTGGATTTTTACGAAGCCTATCGGGGACAACTATCGCACGACTACGAGTTTTTGGGGAAAGTTGCGGACAAGATCAAGATCATGGCGTACGAACTTCATCCGAGAAAGAACGCTTTTCCCGGACCCGGGCCGCAAGCTCCTTCTTGGTGGATCGAAAAAATATTAGAATATTCTACTAAAAAAATTCCGAATGAAAAGTTATACATGGCGATTCCGACATACGGATACGATTGGCCTTTGAATTGCGACATTCCTTCCAAGGCGGTTTTTTATTCGCGCGCGCAATATATTAAAGCGAACTGGAATCCTCGGTCCGAGGAGCCTACCGACGTTTCCAAAATATTCAAGGATGCTCGGAAATCGGGGGATTGGATTTATCTTAGACCGTATCTCTATCGCCACGAAGGACATGTCTACGACGATCCTTCGCTTTGGTACAGTCTCGGAGGCTGCGATCGGGTCGCGTTTTATATGAATCGTAGATCGTTTGAAACGAAGATGAATCTATTAAAAAAATATAAAATACGCGGGTTCTCCTTTTGGCAGCTCATCCAGGACAACGATCCCGAAATCCATTCTTATTTGAAGACGATGATCGAAAACCCCGATCCCAAAAAATGA
- a CDS encoding acyl-CoA dehydrogenase family protein: protein MDFTLSEDELLFINSFNDFCKKEIEPFAEEADRKKEIPRSHFHKLAQIGYIGLPHEEEYGGQNAGAFRSLIAMQILGKSCGSTFFSVGASGGLFGLPIHHYGNEEQKRNYLPSINDGSKIGSLGITEPDAGSDVSSLRTIAKEVSKGRYQLSGQKTYITNAPIADFCLVLAKVRDLNGKEKGLTHFLVNLNSKGVQRSAPMEKLGLKASPTGALFFEDVEVSSNDILGTLGKGFRQTMQTFNMERISLAAWSIGLMEACLEESKSFASTRKSFGKPISQHQSVANLLAEIYTKLEASRWFTYNVAWEMERADRSGKGSMHLSGKCASCKLFATTSAREVANLAVQIHGGAGFMDEYKVSRLYRDVRLGEIGGGTSEIQKLIIAGSIQKN, encoded by the coding sequence ATGGACTTTACTTTATCCGAGGATGAACTTTTGTTCATCAATTCGTTTAACGATTTTTGCAAAAAGGAAATCGAACCCTTTGCGGAAGAAGCGGATCGCAAAAAAGAAATTCCAAGATCGCACTTTCATAAACTCGCGCAAATCGGTTACATCGGTTTACCGCACGAGGAAGAATATGGGGGTCAAAACGCGGGAGCGTTCCGTTCCTTGATTGCAATGCAGATTTTGGGAAAGTCCTGCGGTTCGACATTCTTTTCGGTGGGCGCTTCGGGAGGCCTTTTCGGTTTACCGATTCATCACTACGGAAACGAAGAACAAAAAAGAAACTATCTTCCTTCGATCAACGACGGATCCAAAATCGGCTCATTAGGAATCACGGAACCCGATGCAGGTTCGGACGTTTCTTCCCTTCGAACGATTGCGAAAGAAGTTTCCAAAGGACGTTATCAGCTTTCCGGTCAAAAGACGTATATCACGAACGCTCCGATCGCGGACTTTTGTTTGGTTCTTGCCAAGGTTCGGGATTTAAACGGAAAAGAAAAAGGACTGACTCATTTTTTGGTGAATCTGAATTCGAAAGGAGTTCAACGATCCGCACCGATGGAAAAACTCGGGCTCAAAGCCTCGCCTACCGGCGCGCTCTTTTTTGAAGACGTAGAGGTTTCGTCTAACGATATTCTCGGAACTCTCGGGAAAGGATTTCGTCAAACGATGCAAACCTTCAACATGGAAAGAATTTCTCTCGCCGCTTGGTCGATCGGCTTGATGGAAGCGTGTTTGGAAGAATCCAAATCCTTTGCATCCACGAGAAAGAGTTTCGGCAAACCGATTTCGCAACATCAATCCGTCGCCAACCTACTCGCGGAAATTTATACGAAACTCGAAGCTTCCCGCTGGTTCACATACAACGTCGCCTGGGAAATGGAACGGGCCGATCGATCGGGCAAAGGAAGCATGCATCTTTCGGGCAAATGCGCCTCTTGTAAATTATTCGCGACCACTTCCGCAAGAGAAGTCGCAAACTTAGCCGTTCAGATTCACGGAGGCGCGGGTTTTATGGACGAATACAAGGTTTCCAGACTTTACCGGGACGTTCGACTCGGCGAAATCGGCGGAGGAACAAGCGAAATCCAAAAACTCATCATCGCGGGAAGCATTCAAAAAAATTGA
- a CDS encoding sensor histidine kinase: MVFLFAIFSSCYANPQDPSPLPKAKQGRLDLTHWNFETEKTLPLTGEWKFYWKQFIDPNAQSAASKGKFIFLDAPVVWNGVLFQGETISSHGFASYELEILLPKNFSEAAVSIPDEGTAYNLYVNGKLVANAGTVGDKTESSQPLYKPQIVILPDSEILHVVLHISNFQNRWGGYWFPIRIGSLRDILGEAQTKKGISFAVCIAAVLMAVFNLVFFFFRKKDLAPLFFATHCILILIRGLTTGERLGHLLFPNISWEMLNRLEYISVYLSAPALYAFLHRFCYTKFWERYGLFFNIPFFVTAFIVAVFPNQIYTLTLNPISIYGFFVTIPGWSILLLYGIHKKYEGAWILFLGYIVIMFCTFHDIAQNMGFLNTSTYTLPYGQLAMIASHAVLISKRFSNSLNRSENLSHKMKSLVSSTREIMTSASFNSAAQTTLKILSKNIEEMNRKNAFLNFDPISKNEKSDFSPAKNEGLNIYFPEQNSSLWKRYSLDEKDDLVVQEVSGFISKESLEIDLKALYSPAVFGESLLLPIQNSKASFVVLDLPIGNFLGSDSEMDWVQGIAYALALSIQNVIRQDREKLAIIGELSAEIAHDIGHHVILIQKVLRNLNTTEGAKSEFDLSRAKKETDALANLSLDILEFSKKVIILDLKEVSIREYFQGIRDDLELFFEGTGIRFSCDIAAEGTVRLDPLRIQRLILNLAKNSLEAIDDTGNFFLRVEKEGAILYVIFKDDGPGLSEELKTGFYNSMVETKKPLGSGLGLSIVRKIALAHGGEVLIDSSPGKGSRFTVLLPC; encoded by the coding sequence TTGGTTTTCCTATTTGCGATCTTTAGCTCCTGTTATGCGAACCCTCAAGATCCTTCTCCGCTTCCGAAAGCGAAACAAGGACGTTTGGATCTTACTCACTGGAATTTCGAAACCGAAAAAACTCTTCCGTTAACCGGGGAATGGAAATTCTATTGGAAGCAATTCATCGATCCGAATGCTCAGAGCGCCGCTTCTAAGGGGAAGTTCATCTTTCTGGATGCACCTGTCGTTTGGAACGGCGTCCTTTTTCAAGGCGAGACCATTTCCAGCCACGGCTTCGCTTCGTACGAACTCGAAATTCTTCTTCCTAAAAATTTTTCGGAAGCCGCCGTCTCGATCCCGGACGAAGGCACCGCTTACAATCTTTACGTGAACGGAAAACTCGTTGCGAACGCGGGAACCGTCGGAGACAAAACGGAATCTTCGCAACCGCTTTACAAACCTCAGATCGTCATTCTTCCCGATTCGGAAATTCTTCATGTAGTATTACATATTTCTAATTTTCAGAATCGATGGGGAGGTTATTGGTTTCCGATTCGAATCGGAAGTTTAAGGGACATTCTCGGAGAAGCGCAGACTAAAAAAGGAATCAGCTTTGCGGTTTGTATCGCGGCGGTTCTTATGGCGGTTTTCAATCTCGTGTTTTTCTTTTTTAGAAAAAAGGATCTCGCGCCCCTTTTTTTCGCGACTCACTGCATTCTCATTTTAATCCGGGGGCTAACCACGGGAGAACGCCTGGGACATCTCCTATTTCCGAACATTTCCTGGGAAATGTTAAACCGACTTGAATACATTTCCGTTTATTTATCCGCCCCCGCTTTGTACGCGTTTCTCCATCGATTTTGTTATACGAAATTTTGGGAAAGATACGGACTGTTTTTTAATATTCCTTTTTTCGTTACCGCTTTCATCGTCGCGGTTTTTCCGAATCAGATCTACACTCTTACGCTCAATCCGATTTCGATCTACGGTTTTTTCGTAACGATTCCGGGCTGGAGCATTTTGCTTCTTTATGGAATTCATAAAAAATACGAAGGGGCGTGGATTTTATTTTTAGGTTACATCGTGATCATGTTCTGCACGTTCCACGATATCGCGCAGAATATGGGTTTTCTGAACACTTCGACGTACACGCTTCCCTACGGTCAACTCGCTATGATCGCCTCGCACGCGGTGTTGATTTCAAAACGCTTTTCCAATTCTCTAAACCGTTCCGAGAACCTTTCGCATAAGATGAAAAGCCTCGTGTCATCCACGCGGGAAATCATGACGTCGGCTTCGTTCAACTCGGCCGCGCAGACGACTCTAAAAATTCTTTCCAAGAACATCGAGGAAATGAATCGGAAAAACGCCTTCCTAAACTTCGATCCGATTTCTAAAAATGAAAAATCGGATTTTTCCCCTGCAAAGAACGAAGGTTTGAACATTTATTTTCCCGAACAGAATTCTTCGTTGTGGAAGCGGTATTCCTTGGATGAAAAAGACGATCTTGTGGTTCAAGAGGTTTCCGGATTTATTTCCAAAGAATCGTTGGAGATCGATCTCAAAGCGTTGTATTCCCCCGCCGTCTTCGGGGAAAGCCTTCTGCTTCCCATACAAAACAGCAAAGCGAGTTTCGTCGTCTTGGATCTTCCGATCGGAAACTTTTTGGGTTCCGATTCCGAAATGGATTGGGTGCAGGGAATCGCGTATGCCTTGGCGCTTTCGATTCAAAACGTGATCCGGCAGGACCGCGAAAAACTCGCGATCATCGGAGAATTATCGGCGGAGATCGCGCACGACATAGGACATCACGTAATCCTCATCCAAAAGGTATTACGGAATTTGAATACAACCGAGGGAGCGAAGTCCGAATTCGATCTTTCGCGCGCCAAAAAGGAAACGGACGCTCTCGCCAATCTATCCTTGGATATATTAGAATTTTCTAAAAAAGTAATCATTTTGGATCTGAAAGAAGTAAGCATCCGAGAATATTTCCAGGGAATCCGAGACGATTTGGAACTTTTCTTCGAAGGAACCGGAATCCGGTTTTCATGCGATATCGCTGCGGAAGGAACCGTTCGATTGGACCCTCTTCGGATTCAAAGATTGATCCTGAACCTCGCCAAGAATTCGCTCGAAGCCATCGACGATACGGGCAATTTTTTTCTTCGCGTCGAAAAGGAAGGAGCCATTCTTTACGTTATTTTTAAAGACGACGGTCCCGGTCTCAGCGAAGAATTAAAAACCGGTTTCTACAATTCGATGGTGGAAACGAAAAAACCGTTAGGAAGCGGGCTCGGCCTTTCCATCGTTCGAAAGATCGCACTCGCACACGGCGGAGAAGTTTTAATCGATTCGAGTCCCGGAAAAGGCAGCAGATTCACCGTTCTGCTGCCTTGCTGA
- a CDS encoding leucyl aminopeptidase family protein — translation MKLDKNKIQSSIGKNPSKAFYKLQILLKDHFPENLKTKFSLQTASGIFTGDNGQVFTDESEKVIYLGLGDSSKVKVRGVAQNFFQFGEKLKKWDGVGLEIHLPKILTTALPAELLIYQIINSLEQGAYAINVLAKEYKENSKKIGNVSFVLQDAAKVKEAEKGLKRGKVVSRYVNGARYIAHLPANHFTPEEFVSRSKEIAKDNGLKITVFDEPQLKKEKMGGILSVCEGSDKKAKMILLEYTPAKPSTKKKLAIIGKGLTFDSGGISIKPAQDMHEMKYDMCGAAAAIHAIGAIAELGLGVPVVAAIGVAENMPDAAAIKPGDVYTAHNGITVEVQNTDAEGRLVLGDVLSYVGKKFKPDYMLDLATLTGAIIISLGHEAAGVMSNSETLTNLLKEASASSDERIWEMPLWDEYSDDLKSDIADIRNVAGRAGGSLSAAKFLERFVDPGIAWAHIDIAGAAWRKKGSGTQIGNGPTGYGVRLLVDLAEKIGKKK, via the coding sequence ATGAAACTGGATAAGAACAAAATCCAAAGCTCGATCGGAAAAAATCCTTCGAAAGCGTTTTATAAACTTCAAATTCTTTTAAAGGATCATTTTCCTGAGAATCTCAAAACGAAATTTTCTTTGCAAACCGCATCCGGAATTTTCACCGGAGACAACGGACAGGTCTTTACGGACGAATCCGAAAAGGTCATTTATCTAGGGTTAGGCGATTCTTCCAAAGTAAAGGTGAGAGGAGTCGCTCAGAACTTTTTTCAATTCGGAGAAAAACTGAAAAAATGGGACGGGGTCGGACTTGAGATTCATCTTCCGAAAATTCTGACAACCGCGCTCCCCGCAGAATTGCTCATATATCAGATCATCAATTCCTTGGAACAAGGGGCGTATGCGATCAACGTTCTCGCAAAAGAATATAAGGAGAATTCCAAGAAGATCGGAAACGTTTCCTTCGTTCTTCAGGACGCAGCAAAAGTCAAAGAGGCCGAAAAGGGATTAAAACGCGGAAAAGTCGTCAGCCGTTACGTCAACGGAGCGCGATACATCGCTCACCTTCCTGCCAATCACTTCACACCGGAAGAATTCGTTTCCCGTTCGAAAGAGATCGCAAAGGACAACGGACTCAAAATCACCGTGTTCGACGAACCGCAGTTGAAAAAGGAAAAGATGGGAGGAATTCTTTCCGTCTGCGAAGGTTCGGACAAAAAAGCGAAGATGATTCTTTTGGAATATACTCCCGCAAAACCGAGTACGAAGAAAAAACTCGCGATCATCGGAAAAGGTCTCACCTTCGATTCAGGCGGAATCAGCATCAAACCCGCGCAGGACATGCACGAAATGAAATACGATATGTGCGGAGCGGCAGCGGCGATTCACGCCATTGGAGCGATCGCCGAACTCGGATTAGGCGTTCCCGTCGTAGCGGCGATCGGAGTCGCGGAGAATATGCCGGACGCGGCGGCGATCAAACCCGGAGACGTTTACACGGCTCACAACGGAATCACCGTGGAAGTGCAGAATACGGACGCGGAAGGACGTTTGGTTTTAGGCGACGTTCTTTCCTATGTGGGAAAGAAGTTCAAACCGGATTATATGCTGGATCTTGCAACTCTGACCGGAGCGATCATCATTTCTCTCGGACACGAGGCAGCGGGCGTGATGAGCAATTCCGAAACGCTGACGAACTTGCTCAAAGAAGCATCCGCTTCTTCGGATGAAAGAATCTGGGAAATGCCTCTTTGGGACGAATATTCGGACGATCTCAAAAGCGATATCGCCGACATCCGAAACGTCGCCGGAAGAGCGGGCGGTTCCTTATCCGCGGCGAAATTCTTGGAACGATTCGTCGATCCTGGAATCGCCTGGGCTCACATCGACATCGCGGGCGCCGCTTGGAGAAAAAAGGGTTCCGGAACGCAGATTGGAAACGGTCCGACCGGTTACGGGGTTCGTCTTCTCGTAGATCTCGCGGAAAAGATCGGAAAGAAAAAATAA
- a CDS encoding response regulator translates to MVRAKKNSIFLVDDHPVVRSGLQAEIQADPEFEFVGSASSLKEAVRRMSFSKVDLLISDISLQEENGIQELETIKNKFPDLKILFLTMHRDWSYLQKAFALGADGYILKNESMSVVISAVKTILNGGKVFPEEVKNFRPETEITKEIGSLINRLTKREKEILNLLADGKMNREIAEELNLSVRTVETHRASIFKKLETENLIELGRVLVQLKASGLF, encoded by the coding sequence ATGGTTCGTGCGAAAAAAAACTCCATCTTTCTTGTGGACGATCACCCCGTCGTACGGTCCGGGCTGCAAGCGGAGATTCAGGCCGATCCCGAGTTTGAATTCGTCGGCTCTGCGTCTTCTCTGAAGGAAGCCGTGCGACGTATGAGTTTTTCAAAGGTCGATCTTCTGATCAGCGATATTTCTTTGCAAGAGGAGAATGGAATTCAGGAATTGGAAACCATAAAAAATAAATTTCCGGATTTAAAGATATTGTTCCTAACGATGCATAGGGACTGGTCTTATCTTCAGAAAGCGTTCGCACTCGGAGCGGACGGATATATTCTAAAAAACGAATCCATGTCCGTAGTCATCTCCGCGGTGAAAACGATTCTAAACGGCGGAAAAGTATTTCCGGAAGAGGTAAAAAATTTCAGACCGGAAACCGAAATCACGAAAGAGATCGGAAGTCTGATCAATCGTTTGACTAAACGTGAAAAAGAAATTCTAAACCTGCTCGCAGACGGAAAGATGAACCGCGAGATCGCGGAAGAACTGAATCTAAGCGTTCGAACCGTCGAAACACATAGAGCCTCTATTTTTAAAAAATTGGAAACAGAAAATCTCATCGAACTCGGCCGAGTTCTGGTTCAGCTCAAAGCCTCCGGGCTTTTCTAA
- a CDS encoding metal-dependent hydrolase, producing the protein MTLEIKTKKRNLKPIDANQPTVRKMDFEGMGNLPNHYFAGNSFITHIINSYHILFPEGERFFIKSVKAYADQVTDPKLQTAIKAFIGQEVQHGKEHEKVLEVLAKQGKPVTRFVKFFEWSAFKVMLPFFEFFFGKKLKLSVTAGMEHYTATMGEITLRHGFHDKAYGEMRELLLWHACEEIEHKSVAYDVLQTVSNSYVLRIFGFFLASWIFWGYVAFFQHWFILTDSDVGFKKYFQDLKASRPFGKILFLETAQAFFLYLKPSFHPRQTGGYDLANAALATI; encoded by the coding sequence ATGACCCTTGAAATCAAAACGAAAAAAAGAAACTTAAAGCCCATCGACGCGAATCAACCGACCGTTCGAAAGATGGATTTTGAAGGAATGGGCAACCTTCCCAATCACTATTTTGCGGGGAATTCTTTCATCACGCATATCATCAATTCGTATCATATTCTTTTTCCGGAAGGAGAAAGATTCTTTATCAAGAGCGTAAAAGCGTATGCGGATCAGGTAACGGACCCGAAATTACAAACGGCGATCAAGGCGTTTATCGGACAAGAAGTGCAACACGGAAAAGAACACGAAAAGGTTTTGGAAGTTCTCGCAAAACAAGGGAAGCCCGTCACTCGTTTCGTGAAATTTTTTGAATGGAGCGCGTTCAAAGTGATGCTTCCGTTTTTCGAATTCTTTTTCGGAAAGAAATTGAAACTTTCCGTGACCGCAGGAATGGAACACTACACCGCGACGATGGGCGAGATCACATTGCGACACGGATTTCACGATAAGGCTTACGGAGAAATGCGCGAACTTCTTTTATGGCACGCATGCGAAGAGATCGAACACAAATCGGTGGCGTATGACGTGCTTCAGACCGTATCGAACAGTTACGTGCTTCGCATCTTCGGATTCTTTTTAGCGTCCTGGATTTTTTGGGGTTACGTCGCGTTCTTTCAACACTGGTTTATTTTGACCGATTCGGATGTGGGGTTCAAAAAATATTTTCAAGATCTAAAAGCGTCTCGCCCTTTCGGAAAAATTCTTTTTTTAGAAACGGCGCAGGCGTTCTTTCTATATTTGAAACCGAGCTTTCATCCGAGGCAAACCGGAGGTTACGATCTCGCAAATGCGGCTTTGGCAACAATCTGA
- a CDS encoding TetR family transcriptional regulator, which produces MKSRAVKDDDKKVKKDLLVKAAISLFNKSSFEKISMDQIAKKAGVAKGTLYLYFKTKEELFLEIHRMDYDAWFAGFQEFLRSKNPGLSASELAQWITNSLKENQRTVRLMAIASALLEKNIAYESAFRLKDSVRKSVLESAPELCRVLKFKKNEDAILFLTYLHALITGLWHHAEPAPIVTKVLNSSPEFAVFRIDFFQTLEVGIVSILAGLQKNLP; this is translated from the coding sequence ATGAAAAGCCGCGCAGTAAAAGACGACGATAAGAAGGTCAAAAAGGATCTTTTGGTCAAGGCCGCGATTTCCCTGTTTAACAAATCTTCCTTTGAAAAGATTTCCATGGATCAGATCGCGAAGAAAGCCGGTGTGGCAAAAGGCACGTTGTATCTCTATTTCAAAACCAAGGAAGAACTCTTTCTCGAAATTCATCGGATGGATTACGATGCTTGGTTTGCGGGCTTTCAGGAATTTCTTCGCTCCAAAAATCCGGGGCTTTCCGCGTCGGAATTGGCGCAATGGATCACCAACTCGTTAAAAGAAAACCAGAGAACCGTTCGATTGATGGCGATCGCGTCGGCGCTTTTGGAAAAGAACATCGCGTATGAAAGCGCCTTCCGTTTAAAAGATTCCGTTCGCAAAAGTGTTCTCGAATCGGCCCCGGAACTTTGTAGGGTTCTAAAATTCAAAAAGAACGAGGACGCGATTTTATTTCTCACCTACCTGCACGCGCTGATCACCGGTCTTTGGCACCACGCGGAGCCGGCTCCGATCGTTACGAAGGTTTTGAATTCTTCTCCCGAATTTGCCGTGTTTCGGATCGATTTTTTTCAGACTTTGGAAGTCGGAATCGTTTCCATTCTGGCCGGGTTGCAGAAGAATTTACCGTAA
- a CDS encoding response regulator, with protein MGNDSLLLPKIMIVEDDNLLRANLGHLFQHIGLEYCGVQNGVQALEKKEEFKPDAYFVDLEMPVMDGKKFMETVKREQPDSIFVVMTSHDEPHTIIDTMNLGVFHYIIKPIDPISYRAVVNEIAQELHNRRLARLFDQESDIRLREQLDWASYKRSKLTELDSLLELSKTTLNNIKYALFSGGGIGALITLVKMIRSSAEKKDSKYAISEELMTMLSENAQYIEKNANRLEETLTLLNRDIEVKSEPISVADLVKKLTECFYDFEKDEAEYIEERKLTFKIGNGKLLPRNLSAKVDLESFIVVFHELLVNALKYSETGSRINVYFSTKAGLFNLYVKNKFDNTYMDGISQEQEDLVKQPFYRLAKFIDEKVKTEKVFSGLGLTLADIVIRKHGGTFGIKNLTDHSMGERPEEVILAALTLSTF; from the coding sequence ATGGGTAATGATTCTCTGCTTCTTCCGAAAATTATGATCGTCGAAGATGATAATCTTTTAAGAGCGAATTTGGGGCACTTATTTCAACATATCGGTCTTGAATACTGCGGCGTTCAGAATGGAGTGCAAGCTTTAGAAAAAAAGGAAGAATTCAAACCCGATGCTTACTTCGTCGATTTGGAAATGCCCGTGATGGACGGAAAAAAATTTATGGAAACGGTAAAACGAGAACAGCCCGATTCCATTTTCGTAGTAATGACGAGTCACGATGAACCGCATACGATTATCGATACGATGAATCTCGGAGTCTTTCATTATATCATTAAACCGATCGATCCCATTTCCTATCGCGCGGTGGTTAACGAGATCGCTCAAGAACTCCATAATCGACGACTCGCCCGCCTCTTCGATCAGGAATCGGATATTCGTCTGCGCGAACAATTGGATTGGGCTTCTTACAAACGTTCCAAGCTTACGGAGTTGGATTCTTTGCTCGAACTTTCAAAGACTACGCTTAACAATATTAAATACGCTTTATTCAGCGGAGGGGGAATCGGAGCTTTAATCACATTGGTTAAAATGATCCGCAGCTCCGCCGAAAAGAAGGATTCTAAATACGCCATTTCGGAAGAATTGATGACCATGCTTTCGGAGAACGCGCAATACATCGAAAAAAACGCGAATCGTCTGGAAGAGACTTTGACGTTATTGAATCGGGACATCGAAGTTAAGTCGGAACCGATTTCGGTCGCGGACTTGGTCAAAAAATTGACCGAATGTTTTTATGATTTCGAAAAGGACGAAGCCGAATATATCGAAGAAAGAAAACTCACCTTTAAAATCGGGAACGGAAAGCTTCTTCCGCGCAATTTATCCGCGAAAGTCGATCTGGAATCGTTTATCGTGGTCTTTCACGAATTGCTGGTAAACGCTCTGAAATATTCCGAAACCGGGAGCAGGATCAACGTTTATTTCTCCACAAAAGCGGGACTTTTCAATCTTTACGTTAAGAATAAGTTCGATAATACTTATATGGACGGAATTTCGCAAGAACAAGAGGACCTAGTAAAACAGCCTTTTTATCGTCTTGCAAAGTTCATCGATGAAAAAGTCAAAACGGAAAAGGTCTTTTCCGGTTTGGGTTTAACGTTAGCCGATATCGTTATCAGAAAACATGGTGGGACGTTCGGAATCAAAAATCTTACCGATCATTCGATGGGAGAACGTCCCGAAGAAGTCATTCTAGCCGCTTTGACCTTGTCGACTTTCTAA